The Lytechinus pictus isolate F3 Inbred unplaced genomic scaffold, Lp3.0 scaffold_29, whole genome shotgun sequence DNA segment CGTTACTTCCACTTATCAAAagcataaagaaaaacaaatagtttaaaataattaaatttactTGTAGCTGAAGcctattttgcatatttagaaATAAAGGATAAAGATGAGATTTAAGAAATGTATAGGCTATAGTCcttgacaaatcaaaaatacaggaaattgaaagataaaagagGAAACAGAAATAACGAAGCAATGGGGTGTGAAGGTAGAAATTACTAACAATTTGTAGAAATTTAGATCTTTATAATTTGTCGAACCTTAcgattgtttattcaaataatatgtttgtaatggattaaagctattgctttggacaatatcagaaattatattttctacacctctttatttgtgatatttataattaccccgtcattaaaaatatcaatctaGTCAGGATTAATTTTACTTCCCCTTccctgaaataaaaaatgaaatgaacattATTTGCTGTTCAAATGATATATAAGTGCCACCACTAAATTTTATACCGTGCATtgtcaatattttattcatgcgGTAGGATTTATGCACAATCAACATACTCGATATGTTAGTACATTTCACATTTCCAATTATCaaatttgcttgattttttttttttttcatttagtagtaGTTATCGAGTTTATGCTACCAGATTTGGCATATGAGCTCAGCGTGTAGGGGAATATACCCATTATCTTTTTGCTggcaaaaagggagaaacaaaagaaagcggATCATCGGaagaaattatacattaatataaattatttctcgctaataaaacaaatgaggaagaatggaaaaaaaacgCATTACGGAAAATGCATGACATTCAcagaattttgtaaataaaagatcATGGAAAGTGCGTTTACTCGCTCGATTCGCTCActcacatttttcttttttttaaatcttcctTACACCCATCATATTTTTTACTTCACCCTTGTTTCATTggcaacatatattttgttaatgatcaaaataatatttaggttTCTTTCCGTAACAGATGCaaatttgatgtttattttttccaccaaacttggtacgtaatttggtgttgttatcaaatttgcttgattcatttttttcatttagtagtaCATGCTATCAGATTTGACATATGAGCTCAGCGTGTAGGGGAATTTACCCATCATCTCTTTGCTGgcaacataaaatcataattatttcattatttcatacttgtgtgaataatatgtctcccttataatgaaataagttgcagcaataaatatctaatgcattaaatcagttgtcaattcaatttttctagtgcttggaggaaaaaaattgaataaacctaatttcatataataaaataaagaggaacaagtggagatgtgacatcatcagtccacctaatgaatattcatgacgactgttttcatgaaatattgataaactttaaaattcaataactttgttatttgttatccgattttgatgaaattttcggtattttgctcagtgaattctgctctatttataaaactataaatactttcagcccggaccatccctttaatactaagaagaaggtgaaggagaagaataatgataatgataataataattataataacaataatgataataatgattatgataatagtaatactaataatgataatattaataatattaataacaataataaatgaataaataaataacgagtgtgatgattgcagtgcgcagacgagagttggaaatgatAGGCTTCTAGTTCTTTACTCATGTATTTATAACGAGAAAaattttgtgagaatgctaaaaacaatgtataagacctttgccccccccccaaaaaaaaaaaaaaaaaaaaaaaaaaaatctcccccaaaccgtgcacatttgcaggcagaaaaaagccttgactcaagaatactaccataccggcctgcaaaagacccgatcgatagctcatgaatattcatgtaacaatagcgaatgggcgacTAGCGTTGGGTGGGGAACATCGTACCGCTcggtcattggtcaattccgagctgaatgTCTCCGCACATTCACCTTTGCTCTGCCCagaagtacgtgtattgctacacacaaccgttatatcacacgtgtctataggggaaatcttgattcagatcgcggcaatatccgaaatcaattctgcaaaataatgatgcaaaaatacaattttactcaaaaaatgtctatgtaaaccactattttgtatatgataaaatgaatcgTGAATTCCTTGCTagtataacaacataaaaaacagagaatatggtgttgattttctggctgtaaaattggtaaaaaaaaaaaagttatttgggCACGTATACGTGCCAATGGCATTTGAGGGCTAAGGGCACGTATAGCTGCCAATGGCATTTAAAGAGTTAAGGCGATGTGCGAGGTTTTTGGCGTCCCGATAGCGGAGGAGAAGACTGAGGGGCCCGTTCCCACTATCATATTTTTAGGGCTTGAAATCGACGCGGTTGAGCAGAGAGTTCGGGTACCCAAGGAGAAAGTAAACGTGTTACAGGCAATGCTCATTGATTTTGTTAAGAAAGATAAGCTCTCGTTGCGGCAGTTGCAGTCGCTAATTGGCAGCCTTAATTTCGTGTGTAAAGCCGTGGCTCCCGGAAGAGCCTTCCTAAGGAGACTTATCGATCTTACTAAAGGGGTCCGCACCCCAAACCACCGGATAAGGCTTTCACGCGGCGCAAAAGAGGACATGCAGGCCTGGCTTACGTTTCTGTCCGATTTCAATGGCACAGTTATGTTTTCACACTCAACATGGGTAACTAATGCTCATTTTCAGTTCTTTACTGACGCTGCGGGTAGCATTGGCTTTGGTATATCCTTCCAGGATAAGTGGGCTCAAGGGAAATGGCCAGCTGAAATACTGGAGAAGAATTATTCCATCGCTTTTCTAGAGCTTTTCCCAATAGTAGTCGGTATACGTATGTGGGGGGCTCTTCTAGCTAATTCTAATGTCTTATTTTGGTCAGATAATCAAACAGTTGTTCATGTTGTTAATTCCTTAACTTCGAAATGTCCTAGTGTAATGAAACTGGTTCGTTTGCTTGTAGTTCTTTGTTTGGATCATAATATTATGTTCAAAGCACGTTACGTGCCAGGCTCTCGCAATGAAAAGGCTGATGCCCTCTCTCGTTTTCAGATGGACAGGTTTCGCAGGTTAGCACCAGGCGCAGATCTGGCTGGCAGCAAGCTTCCCGCCCATCTTTGGAGCAGCTTCATATAGAGAGAGAGCATCTGTTGTTTTCTTCGCGGGCGCCCGGCACTCATCATACTTATAGGAACGCTTGGTCTGTGTTTAAGCAGTTTCGGCTGCAATATCATTATGATATAAGTATACGTCCTGACGTTGAGCAGGTCGCTCAATTTATTGCTTATCTCTCCTGGAATGGGTATGCGGGGGCAACAATAAGTACATATATATCAGGCCTGGCTTTTACGATGCAAACATCGGGTTGGCCTGATGTGACTGACGCGTTTGTAATCCGGCGGCTGGTAGACGGGTGCAGGCGGAAAAATGCTCGCCGTGATACCCGGTGTCCCATAACCCTGCCTATTCTCAAATCCATCCTAAATTCATTGACTCACGTATGCGTTAATACGTATGATCTGGCATTGTTTCGGGCTGCCTTTCTAATCGCTTTCTTTGGTTTTCTTCGAGTAGGGGAGTTCACGTCTCGATCTAGACATGAACCCGTTCCTTTATCAGAAAAAGATGTTATTATTCAAGGGATGGGTAATCAAGCAAAATTGCGCATTGTG contains these protein-coding regions:
- the LOC135158088 gene encoding integrase/recombinase xerD homolog, whose protein sequence is CPLSFSDGQVSQVSTRRRSGWQQASRPSLEQLHIEREHLLFSSRAPGTHHTYRNAWSVFKQFRLQYHYDISIRPDVEQVAQFIAYLSWNGYAGATISTYISGLAFTMQTSGWPDVTDAFVIRRLVDGCRRKNARRDTRCPITLPILKSILNSLTHVCVNTYDLALFRAAFLIAFFGFLRVGEFTSRSRHEPVPLSEKDVIIQGMGNQAKLRIVIARSKTDQTGRGCSILIPQNVVSYVCPLRAVNDYLALRSSVGSAFFRHFDWSPLTRHQFGQVLKRAISFCGLPVAHFSSHSFRIGAATSAAMAGIPDVCIQNMGRWASNTHRLYIRQPLPP